The Macrobrachium rosenbergii isolate ZJJX-2024 chromosome 8, ASM4041242v1, whole genome shotgun sequence genome includes a region encoding these proteins:
- the LOC136840772 gene encoding uncharacterized protein has product MKLIFPAVVVLACFCQRHLALPDDSESASSETQETLTTATVQRNGVWGSQNYQKVPDDESYSHYGYSNAVPQKGGATYDHSSPAAHHKESPSENENSYAPQTSYEDLHYDYRPQLHLLLSPGKGDNGQPACPQLGQFSIIGVVFTMLLIFNALISALSMYNISSNGSSTSLINSILGTNTDNNQDTNNPQNINDNIDININPRLLRDGPQNENTMRELEDEGDCSCPLEEEDSWLFRSKKYLQGAWTVGQDFISENPDCASRLACEAASFVPSSLSRILAAFPLKTAGTRTLLESAAAGHCSVTYDKCPVSLDPVITSALHWL; this is encoded by the exons ATGAAGCTAATATTTCCAGCGGTTGTCGTTCTTGCCTGCTTTTGTCAGCGCCATCTTGCTCTTCCCGACGACAGTGAATCAGCCTCCAGTGAGACCCAGGAGACTCTGACTACAGCTACAGTACAGAGAAATG GTGTCTGGGGTTCTCAGAACTACCAGAAAGTTCCGGACGACGAAAGTTATTCCCATTACGGATACAGCAACGCTGTTCCACAAAAAGGCGGTGCCACTTACGACCACAGCAGTCCAGCAGCCCATCACAAAGAATCTCCCAGTGAGAATGAAAACAGCTATGCCCCCCAAACTTCCTACGAAGACCTCCACTACGACTACAGACCACAACTTCACCTGCTGCTGAGTCCGGGGAAAGGTGACAATGGACAGCCAGCGTGCCCGCAGCTGGGCCAATTCAGCATCATAGGAGTCGTCTTCACCATGCTCCTCATCTTTAACGCCTTGATTAGTGCCCTGAGTATGTACAACATCTCCAGTAATGGCAGTTCTACTTCCCTTATCAACTCGATCCTGGGCACGAACACTGACAACAATCAGGACACGAACAATCCTCAAAATATCAACGATAACATTGACATTAACATCAACCCACGGCTACTTCGAGATGGACCCCAGAACGAGAACACTATGCGTGAGCTTGAGGATGAAGGTGACTGCTCGTGCCCTCTGGAGGAAGAAG ATTCGTGGTTGTTCAGGAGTAAGAAATATCTGCAAGGCGCATGGACAGTTGGTCAAGATTTTATTTCTGAGAATCCTGACTGCGCTTCCAGACTGGCTTGTGAAGCTGCGTCCTTTGTGCCATCTTCGCTGTCAAG AATACTGGCGGCCTTTCCATTAAAAACAGCCGGGACAAGGACGCTTCTTGAGTCGGCTGCAGCTGGACACTGCTCTGTGACGTACGACAAATGTCCAGTATCGCTGGATCCAGTCATTACTTCAGCCCTGCATTGGCTTTAG
- the LOC136841294 gene encoding uncharacterized protein: protein MRFVAARNIQNPEEAPSYRHYGEAPQENKDTSQSNYGEMHYDHEPQVHLLLNQKKEKFAPCPLFHLFSAIAVILAVITLVNCLISAKSLMHSIDNVATTITTNTITNTNTDNNMDINDNQNYNYNEDVNINDVIFGRQYDFYDDETEQSSYDNVEGCACPNSTEDSWLFSARESLQGVWTVAQDFLSENHECASRMACEVASSFVPSSVSPLLAVLPSTVGETRSLLMSAAAGNCAVTYGKCPISLAPAIVPVMQWL, encoded by the exons ATGAG ATTCGTGGCTGCTCGCAACATCCAGAATCCAGAGGAAGCTCCAAGCTATCGCCACTACGGTGAGGCCCCTCAGGAGAACAAGGACACCTCCCAGTCCAACTACGGCGAGATGCACTACGATCATGAGCCTCAAGTTCACTTGCTGTTGAAtcagaagaaggaaaaattcgCCCCTTGTCCGCTCTTCCACCTTTTCAGCGCCATAGCGGTGATCTTGGCCGTCATCACCCTTGTGAACTGCCTGATCAGCGCAAAGAGCTTGATGCACTCGATTGACAACGTGGCCACTACCATCACTACCAACACCATCACCAACACAAACACTGATAACAATATGGATATCAACGACaatcagaattacaattataatGAAGATGTGAATAtcaatgatgttatttttggccGTCAATACGACTTTTACGACGACGAGACTGAGCAGAGCAGTTACGACAACGTGGAAGGCTGTGCCTGTCCCAACTCCACAGAAG ATTCGTGGTTATTCAGCGCCAGGGAAAGTCTCCAGGGAGTGTGGACAGTCGCTCAGGACTTTCTGTCAGAGAATCACGAGTGTGCATCCCGAATGGCCTGCGAAGTCGCTTCCTCCTTCGTACCTTCTTCAGTATCACC GTTGCTGGCAGTGCTTCCATCCACAGTAGGGGAAACGAGGTCCCTTCTCATGTCTGCTGCAGCTGGAAACTGCGCTGTTACGTACGGCAAATGTCCCATTTCACTTGCTCCAGCCATCGTTCCAGTCATGCAATGGCTTTAG
- the LOC136840777 gene encoding uncharacterized protein isoform X1 has translation MWSKFLLVTIVVGISEGYNVLPDVGSSLPNETRGNWTAVNRNGSSSSFWDSREFQTDRDDRNDLDSPHDQNQDSYRLDEEPHGRSLEGPRASKQNHSVCSKFLPLSIFGIFLIAIGIFNGLVNGAILWDAINSSSVTSLSNSVTNSNNNDNMDTNNDLNVNLNFDYNVNDFPLRHARQNGGGGKFEPDQWDLEDFNVTRNDESLGRKESCVCAKSRGGDSWLSAATTSFQGVWTVAQDLLSENPECASRMACEVASSFVPSSISPFLVVLPSRLEGARSLLLSAAAGHCAVTYDRCPVSLGPIVTSAMQWLEDSS, from the exons ATGTGGTCTAAGTTTCTTCTTGTTACAATCGTCGTCGGTATCAGCGAGGGCTACAACGTTCTTCCCGACGTGGGTTCATCTCTCCCGAACGAGACGCGCGGGAATTGGACTGCAGTTAACAGAAATG gttcttcttcttctttttgggaTTCTCGGGAGTTCCAGACCGACCGAGATGATCGGAACGATCTCGACTCCCCTCACGACCAGAATCAAGACAGTTACCGCCTCGACGAGGAACCTCACGGACGTTCGCTAGAAGGTCCTAGAGCATCGAAGCAGAATCACTCTGTGTGCTCGAAGTTCCTCCCTCTCAGCATTTTTGGCATCTTCTTGATCGCCATAGGTATTTTCAACGGCTTGGTCAATGGCGCCATCTTGTGGGACGCGATTAACAGCAGCTCCGTCACCTCCCTCTCGAACTCCGTCACGAACTCGAACAACAATGACAACATGGATACGAACAACGATCTCAACGTTAATCTGAACTTCGATTATAATGTCAATGATTTTCCACTGCGCCACGCCCGTCAGAACGGCGGTGGTGGTAAATTTGAACCCGATCAGTGGGACTTGGAAGATTTCAACGTCACAAGAAACGACGAGAGTCTAGGCCGGAAAGAAAGCTGCGTCTGCGCTAAATCGAGAGGAGGGG ATTCTTGGTTATCTGCCGCAACGACAAGTTTCCAGGGAGTGTGGACAGTTGCTCAGGACCTTCTGTCAGAGAATCCCGAGTGTGCGTCCCGAATGGCCTGCGAAGTCGCGTCTTCTTTCGTACCTTCTTCAATATCCCC ATTCCTGGTAGTTCTTCCATCCAGACTGGAAGGAGCAAGGTCTCTGCTCTTGTCTGCTGCAGCTGGGCATTGCGCTGTTACGTACGACAGATGTCCAGTTTCCCTAGGCCCAATCGTCACATCAGCGATGCAGTGGCTGGAAGACTCGTCATAA
- the LOC136841258 gene encoding uncharacterized protein has product MRLKLIATVILVGFYGDHYALPGISGSALNETNGTASSVGRDGSRNPRNLRDAGEYSSYLHHENNEVPSDNAADEISHEPYQDNHSQDEHQHYSTYDDHNTKVHLRDAGEYSSYLHHENNEVSPDDAAGDISHESYQDNHSQDERQHDPYSTYDDHNPKVHLLLQPEEKNVGHPLCPRIFRFSILGIILSMLLIFNGVVTGATLYNTVHSASSTSTVNTITNVNTNDNSDVNTNNNLNVNQDYNENQFIVGRQARQNETGYWDSVDLKFSTEEGKKTIRKRSCGCHKSRGEGSSLFPSEESLQGVWTVAQDFLSENHECASRMACEVASFFVPSSVSPLLTVLPSKMEGTRSLLMSAAAGNCAVAYDTCPISLDSGMTSLVDWL; this is encoded by the exons ATGAGGTTGAAATTAATTGCGACCGTCATTCTCGTCGGCTTCTACGGCGACCATTACGCTCTCCCCGGCATCAGTGGATCTGCCTTGAACGAGACGAATGGGACCGCGAGTTCCGTCGGCAGAGATG gttcCCGGAATCCTCGCAACTTGCGGGATGCCGGGGAGTATAGCAGTTATCTCCACCACGAAAACAACGAAGTCCCTTCGGATAATGCTGCCGACGAAATCAGCCACGAGCCGTACCAAGATAATCATAGCCAAGACGAACACCAACATTACTCGACTTACGACGATCATAACACTAAGGTTCATCTGAGGGATGCCGGAGAGTATAGCAGTTATCTCCACCACGAAAACAACGAAGTTTCTCCGGATGATGCTGCCGGCGATATCAGCCACGAGTCGTACCAAGATAATCACAGCCAAGACGAACGCCAGCATGACCCTTACTCGACTTACGACGATCATAACCCTAAGGTTCATCTGCTGCTACAACCTGAAGAGAAGAACGTGGGACATCCTCTTTGTCCGCGGATTTTCCGTTTCAGCATTTTAGGAATCATCTTGAGCATGCTGCTGATTTTCAATGGCGTTGTCACTGGCGCGACCCTGTACAACACGGTACACAGCGCTTCTTCAACTTCTACCGTCAACACCATCACGAATGTTAATACCAACGACAACTCGGATGTCAACACGAACAACAATTTGAATGTAAACCAAGATTATAATGAGAACCAGTTCATAGTGGGTCGTCAAGCCCGTCAGAATGAGACCGGTTACTGGGACTCCGTAGATCTCAAGTTCTCGacagaggaagggaagaagacaATCCGGAAAAGAAGCTGCGGCTGTCACAAATCGCGGGGAGAAG GTTCAAGTTTATTTCCTTCCGAGGAGAGCCTCCAGGGAGTGTGGACAGTTGCTCAAGACTTTCTGTCAGAGAACCACGAGTGCGCCTCTCGAATGGCCTGTGAAGTCGCGTCCTTCTTTGTGCCTTCTTCAGTATCCCC GTTGCTGACAGTACTCCCCTCCAAAATGGAAGGAACGAGGTCCCTGCTTATGTCTGCTGCCGCAGGCAACTGCGCGGTTGCCTACGACACATGTCCTATTTCACTGGATTCAGGGATGACTTCACTTGTGGATTGGCTGTGA